In Pasteurella multocida subsp. multocida OH4807, a genomic segment contains:
- the ppnK gene encoding inorganic polyphosphate/ATP-NAD kinase (COG0061 Predicted sugar kinase), whose translation MKYQNAVDVKALQSSFQIIGLLGKPRHDVTLQMHKNLFQWLIEKGYQVLVERPIGEQLGLSEAYLASIEDIGQQAQLGIVIGGDGNMLGRARILAKYDIALIGINRGNLGFLTDIDPKNAYAQLQACLEEGEFFVEERFILEASVEREGKIIASGNAVNEAVIHPAKIAHMIDFHVYINDKFAFSQRSDGLIISTPTGSTAYSLSAGGPILTPQLNAIALVPMFPHTLSSRPLVIDGDSKISIRFAEYNTAQLEVGCDSQIALEFSPDDIVHIQKSQHKLRLLHLKNYNYYKVLSSKLGWLRNLV comes from the coding sequence ATGAAATACCAAAATGCTGTTGATGTTAAAGCGCTACAATCCTCGTTTCAAATCATCGGACTCTTGGGTAAACCTCGTCATGATGTCACATTACAAATGCATAAAAACCTATTTCAATGGTTAATTGAAAAAGGCTATCAAGTATTAGTAGAACGTCCAATTGGTGAACAACTTGGTTTAAGCGAAGCCTATCTTGCTTCAATTGAAGATATTGGTCAGCAAGCACAATTGGGCATTGTAATTGGCGGGGATGGCAATATGCTGGGTCGAGCACGTATTCTCGCCAAATACGACATTGCATTAATCGGTATTAATAGAGGTAATTTGGGCTTTTTAACCGATATTGATCCCAAAAATGCCTATGCTCAACTGCAAGCCTGCTTAGAAGAGGGTGAGTTTTTTGTTGAAGAACGTTTTATCTTAGAAGCCAGCGTAGAGCGTGAAGGGAAAATTATTGCAAGTGGCAATGCGGTCAATGAAGCCGTGATCCACCCGGCTAAAATTGCCCATATGATTGATTTTCACGTCTATATCAATGATAAATTTGCCTTTTCACAACGTTCTGATGGATTAATTATTTCCACACCGACGGGATCAACCGCGTATTCACTTTCAGCTGGTGGTCCTATTTTAACTCCACAACTGAATGCCATTGCCTTAGTGCCAATGTTCCCGCATACGTTATCATCGCGCCCTTTAGTCATTGATGGAGACAGTAAAATCTCGATTCGCTTTGCCGAATATAATACCGCACAATTAGAAGTAGGCTGTGATAGTCAAATCGCACTCGAATTTTCCCCCGATGATATCGTACACATTCAAAAAAGCCAGCATAAACTGAGATTGTTACACTTAAAAAATTATAATTATTATAAAGTGTTAAGTTCTAAATTAGGTTGGCTACGCAACTTAGTCTAA
- the hscB gene encoding co-chaperone HscB (COG1076 DnaJ-domain-containing proteins 1), with the protein MSCYYVELKMNPFEIFELPVDFHIDQTLLSSRYLALQKSLHPDNFTAYSAQEQRLAMQKSAEVNDALQMLKDPILRADCIIRLHTGTSSASDEERHHDMAFLMQQMQWREALEEIEAQRDNDRLTDFSTDITQAQQAILIQLADALSTQQWQQAKALNDKLRFIKKLVAEVERVEEKLFDF; encoded by the coding sequence ATGAGTTGTTATTACGTTGAGTTAAAGATGAATCCATTCGAAATTTTTGAGTTACCTGTTGATTTCCATATTGATCAGACCTTACTATCAAGCCGTTATCTCGCTTTGCAAAAATCATTACATCCCGATAATTTCACTGCGTATTCTGCTCAAGAGCAACGTTTAGCGATGCAAAAATCGGCTGAAGTGAATGATGCGTTACAAATGCTAAAGGATCCTATCTTACGTGCTGACTGCATTATTCGTCTTCATACAGGAACATCGTCAGCTAGTGACGAAGAACGTCATCATGATATGGCTTTTTTAATGCAGCAAATGCAGTGGCGTGAAGCATTAGAAGAAATTGAAGCACAACGTGACAATGATCGGCTCACTGATTTCTCGACAGACATTACACAGGCTCAACAAGCTATTTTAATTCAATTAGCTGATGCACTTTCTACTCAGCAATGGCAACAGGCAAAGGCACTCAATGACAAGCTGCGTTTTATCAAAAAATTAGTGGCAGAAGTGGAGCGAGTAGAAGAAAAGCTCTTCGATTTTTAA
- a CDS encoding Trp operon repressor (COG2973 Trp operon repressor), translating to MYVSRDLAQWQAFVDMLRTAFEQGKEQDILTLLLTPDERDSIGLRLQIVAQLLDKTIPQREIQQNLNTSAATITRGSNMIKTMPPEFMLWIKEQLDEQAKTHH from the coding sequence ATGTATGTGAGTCGCGATCTGGCACAGTGGCAAGCATTTGTAGACATGTTACGTACTGCTTTTGAGCAAGGAAAAGAACAAGATATATTAACGTTATTATTGACACCAGATGAACGCGATTCAATCGGATTACGTTTACAAATTGTGGCGCAACTTTTAGATAAAACCATTCCGCAACGAGAAATACAACAAAATCTCAATACGAGCGCTGCCACAATTACGCGTGGCTCCAATATGATTAAAACAATGCCACCTGAATTTATGTTATGGATCAAAGAACAATTAGATGAGCAAGCGAAAACACACCACTAA
- a CDS encoding DNA repair protein RecN (COG0497 ATPase involved in DNA repair), with protein sequence MLIQLTINNFAIVRHLNLELAQGMSVITGETGAGKSIAIDALGLCLGQRTEISMLREGQERVDICATFSIEKNNPAFEWLHTQELQDIDNPHECILRRIINQDGRSKAFINSIPVSAAQLKEIGQYLIHINGQHASQLLLKTDYQLQLLDHFCGHSTLLNQMNQDYQTWKRLQHQVQTFQQQVAENAAKQQLLQYQVAELDEFNLRPTEFATLEEEHKRLSSSEQLTTLSQSVLQLVSENETVNIDTLLYRATQYLDELCELDPRYRNAANLLQESLIQVQEATHEIQHLANDIEQDPALLHGIEQRMGQAIQLARKHQVKPENLTELHRTLKQELAQLIDFSDSEHALIEQEKQAYEKMRRTAFALHQSRQHGAEQLAQQVTQSIKQLAMENGEFFISLTTDDNAMTRHGADQVVFTLRSNLGQVAQPLAKIASGGELSRIALALQVLTSDKSAIPTLIFDEVDVGISGATASVVGKLLRQLGQRCQVICVTHLPQVACQGHHHFSVEKQVIEGQTETKMTALSPQQRVNAVARLLGGSEITENALANAQEMLDLAS encoded by the coding sequence ATGCTTATTCAACTTACTATCAATAATTTTGCGATTGTTCGTCACCTTAACCTTGAGTTAGCACAAGGCATGTCTGTAATCACAGGTGAAACTGGTGCAGGAAAATCGATCGCTATCGATGCGTTAGGATTGTGTTTAGGTCAACGTACAGAAATAAGCATGCTACGTGAAGGGCAAGAACGTGTCGATATTTGTGCAACTTTTTCGATCGAGAAAAATAATCCTGCATTTGAGTGGCTACACACACAAGAATTGCAAGACATAGATAACCCACATGAATGTATTTTACGCCGTATCATCAATCAAGATGGGCGTTCAAAAGCATTTATTAATAGTATTCCTGTATCAGCGGCGCAACTGAAAGAAATTGGTCAATATTTAATACATATTAATGGACAACATGCTTCACAGTTATTACTAAAAACAGACTATCAATTACAATTACTTGATCATTTCTGTGGTCATTCCACTTTACTCAACCAAATGAATCAAGATTATCAAACTTGGAAAAGGTTACAGCATCAAGTACAAACATTTCAGCAGCAAGTCGCAGAAAATGCAGCCAAACAGCAACTATTACAATATCAAGTAGCCGAATTGGATGAATTTAATTTACGCCCAACTGAATTTGCCACACTCGAAGAAGAGCACAAAAGACTCTCAAGCAGCGAACAGTTAACTACACTGTCACAGTCAGTTTTACAATTAGTCAGTGAAAACGAAACAGTCAATATTGATACACTACTCTATCGTGCTACACAATATTTGGATGAACTGTGTGAATTAGATCCCCGTTATCGTAATGCGGCCAACTTACTTCAAGAATCATTAATTCAAGTACAAGAAGCCACTCATGAAATCCAACATCTTGCTAACGATATTGAACAAGATCCTGCATTGCTGCATGGCATTGAACAGCGAATGGGACAAGCAATACAATTAGCACGAAAACACCAAGTAAAGCCTGAAAACTTGACGGAATTGCACCGCACCTTAAAACAAGAACTCGCACAATTAATTGATTTTTCTGACAGTGAGCATGCTCTGATTGAGCAAGAAAAGCAAGCTTATGAAAAAATGCGTCGCACGGCTTTCGCATTACACCAAAGCCGTCAGCATGGTGCCGAACAGTTGGCTCAACAGGTGACACAATCTATCAAACAACTTGCTATGGAAAACGGTGAATTTTTTATTTCACTCACGACGGACGATAACGCTATGACTCGTCACGGTGCGGATCAGGTTGTGTTTACATTACGTAGTAATCTCGGACAAGTTGCACAACCGCTAGCAAAAATCGCCTCAGGTGGAGAACTTTCTCGTATTGCCTTAGCACTGCAAGTATTAACCTCTGATAAATCAGCCATTCCAACATTAATTTTTGATGAAGTTGATGTGGGTATTAGCGGTGCCACAGCGAGTGTTGTCGGGAAATTATTGCGTCAATTAGGTCAACGTTGCCAAGTTATTTGTGTCACACATCTACCACAAGTAGCTTGCCAAGGACACCATCATTTCAGCGTAGAAAAACAAGTGATTGAGGGGCAAACTGAAACGAAAATGACCGCACTTTCACCACAACAACGCGTCAACGCTGTAGCAAGACTATTGGGGGGGAGTGAAATTACGGAGAATGCATTAGCCAATGCACAAGAGATGTTAGATTTAGCCTCTTAA
- a CDS encoding heat shock protein GrpE (COG0576 Molecular chaperone GrpE (heat shock protein)): MSEKEQKVENNEEVIQEEVELEQPLEELSVDDPLEEAIARVQELEAQLEATVKKEQDFLLRTRAEMDNIRRRAEQDVEKAHKFALEKFSKDILNTIDNLERALSTPANLDDETVKALFDGVELTLKELLSTVNRFGVEAVGVVGETFNPEVHQAISMQATEGFETNQITVVLQKGYLLNGRVIRPAMVMVAA; encoded by the coding sequence ATGTCTGAAAAAGAACAAAAAGTTGAAAATAATGAAGAAGTGATTCAAGAAGAAGTTGAGTTAGAGCAACCGCTTGAAGAGCTATCTGTTGACGACCCACTCGAAGAAGCGATTGCGCGAGTCCAAGAATTGGAAGCACAATTAGAAGCGACTGTAAAGAAAGAGCAAGATTTCTTGCTACGTACACGTGCTGAAATGGATAATATTCGTCGTCGAGCAGAACAAGATGTTGAAAAAGCACATAAATTTGCGCTAGAAAAATTCTCAAAAGACATTTTAAATACGATTGATAATTTAGAGCGAGCATTATCGACGCCAGCGAATCTGGACGATGAAACTGTCAAAGCATTATTTGATGGTGTGGAATTGACCCTAAAAGAATTACTCAGCACAGTAAATCGTTTTGGGGTTGAAGCCGTTGGTGTTGTGGGGGAAACCTTTAACCCTGAAGTGCATCAAGCAATTTCAATGCAAGCAACAGAAGGTTTTGAAACGAACCAGATCACTGTCGTGTTACAAAAAGGCTATTTGTTAAATGGCCGCGTGATTCGTCCTGCAATGGTGATGGTTGCTGCGTAA
- a CDS encoding hypothetical protein (COG0741 Soluble lytic murein transglycosylase and related regulatory proteins (some contain LysM/invasin domains)) has protein sequence MKSFSFFTLSGLLYCMSGFLFAENQTASPSEKPVAPSNLTQLTSEPTAQQTSRQIYRKIQQLLTRSQSQATLQIVQPLLVELQSYPLYPYAQYSYLKANKTALRLDMIEDYQQQYPDLPFAIDLKKVWLQQAQTQQNWSSIIENQASLPSDRMSRCIILQAEYNSQPTLSVTTHPMWYTQVEQLWLIGESLPKQCDPLLAQWIEMGQLTDELIKARAVLAFEQKNQGLLSYLQQQAKKTEIKQWVSDLSQLINAPLQLQQPHSIFYPPQIAPTDTLAKRVVLQHFPLLIKNLKENTFVNQSDPFATYEAWSKALKLSAEETKQWKKILISHLFDSDDNSLQQWRDTTLVALKDDGLTERRIRTALREKKPLTPWLNLLSDNAKNKDEWRYWQAYTLAQHAETKNQAQSMLATLAKQRGFYPMLASTELGIPYRPEMLTFVLSKATSIPSIYAGPLARINELRELNDESNMNLEWKTLLDKSSFEQKLALASYATQQAWFDLAVEATIQAKAWGYIALRLPNAYMPWFDLHLNNKNIDRTFAMAIARQESAWKHNVSSRANAHGLMQLLPSTAKQTAQQAELPYTHESQLFDPFDNIMLGSHHLQELYDKYGNNRILIAAAYNAGASRVDRWLMNANGKLTMAEFIASIPFYETRGYVQNVLTYDLYYQILQNRPQQTFSQDEYNRLY, from the coding sequence ATGAAATCATTCTCTTTTTTTACACTCAGTGGCTTACTTTACTGTATGTCGGGCTTTCTTTTCGCAGAGAATCAAACCGCTTCGCCTTCAGAAAAACCTGTTGCGCCAAGTAATCTCACCCAACTTACATCGGAACCGACCGCTCAACAAACATCACGCCAGATCTATCGCAAAATTCAGCAATTATTAACCCGTTCACAAAGTCAGGCAACATTACAAATTGTGCAACCTTTATTAGTCGAGCTCCAAAGCTACCCACTTTATCCCTATGCACAATACTCTTATTTGAAAGCCAATAAAACTGCATTACGTTTGGACATGATCGAGGATTATCAGCAACAGTATCCTGATTTGCCTTTTGCCATAGACTTGAAAAAAGTATGGCTACAACAAGCACAAACGCAACAAAATTGGTCATCTATTATCGAAAATCAAGCGAGCCTGCCATCCGACCGCATGTCTCGCTGCATTATTTTACAAGCGGAGTACAATAGCCAACCCACATTGAGCGTTACTACTCATCCTATGTGGTACACACAGGTAGAACAACTGTGGCTTATTGGTGAAAGCTTACCAAAACAATGCGATCCCCTTTTAGCACAATGGATTGAAATGGGTCAGCTGACAGACGAATTAATAAAAGCACGAGCCGTTTTAGCATTTGAACAAAAAAACCAAGGCTTATTGAGTTATTTACAACAACAAGCCAAAAAAACAGAAATCAAACAATGGGTATCGGATCTTTCTCAGCTAATCAATGCACCATTACAATTACAACAACCTCATTCAATCTTTTATCCACCTCAAATTGCCCCCACTGATACATTGGCAAAGCGAGTCGTCCTACAGCATTTCCCACTATTGATTAAAAATCTTAAAGAAAACACATTTGTCAATCAATCTGATCCCTTTGCGACTTATGAAGCTTGGAGCAAAGCACTCAAGCTATCCGCAGAAGAAACAAAACAATGGAAAAAAATACTCATTAGTCACTTATTTGATAGTGACGACAACAGTCTGCAACAATGGCGTGATACTACACTTGTCGCATTAAAAGACGATGGACTCACCGAACGTCGAATACGAACTGCACTTCGTGAAAAAAAACCGTTAACGCCATGGCTGAACTTATTGTCTGATAACGCAAAAAATAAAGATGAATGGCGTTATTGGCAAGCTTATACTCTCGCACAACATGCCGAAACCAAAAATCAAGCCCAATCTATGCTAGCAACGTTAGCGAAACAACGCGGCTTTTATCCAATGTTAGCCAGTACGGAACTAGGTATTCCCTATCGCCCAGAAATGTTGACATTTGTTCTAAGTAAAGCAACATCGATACCCAGCATTTATGCAGGTCCGCTTGCTCGTATTAATGAACTACGCGAATTAAATGACGAGAGCAATATGAACTTAGAGTGGAAAACATTACTTGATAAAAGTAGTTTTGAACAAAAATTAGCACTCGCAAGTTATGCCACGCAACAAGCATGGTTTGATCTGGCTGTTGAAGCCACAATTCAAGCCAAAGCTTGGGGCTATATTGCGTTACGTTTACCCAATGCTTATATGCCATGGTTCGATTTACACTTAAATAATAAAAATATTGACCGCACTTTCGCGATGGCAATCGCTCGTCAAGAAAGTGCGTGGAAACACAATGTGTCCTCTCGTGCTAATGCTCATGGTTTAATGCAATTATTACCAAGCACCGCTAAACAAACTGCACAACAAGCTGAATTACCTTATACCCATGAAAGCCAGCTGTTTGATCCCTTTGATAACATCATGTTAGGGTCCCACCACTTACAAGAATTGTATGATAAATATGGCAATAATCGTATTCTCATCGCCGCGGCTTACAATGCTGGCGCCAGCCGAGTTGACCGTTGGTTAATGAATGCAAATGGCAAACTGACTATGGCGGAATTTATCGCTTCTATTCCGTTTTATGAAACGCGTGGCTATGTACAAAATGTCTTAACATACGATCTGTATTATCAAATTTTACAGAATAGACCCCAGCAAACATTTAGCCAAGATGAATATAATCGCTTATACTAG
- a CDS encoding hypothetical protein (COG1607 Acyl-CoA hydrolase) produces the protein MTTLIDSLKNTDSRGTLLLRTLAMPSDTNANGDIFGGWIMSQMDMGGAILAKEIAHGRVVTIAVDSMTFIRPIAVGDVVCCYGKCLSVGRSSIKIKMEVWVKKVASEPIGERYCVTEAVFTFVAVDQEGRPRSVPRENNPELEYALSQVNQ, from the coding sequence ATGACAACCCTAATCGATTCTTTAAAAAATACAGATTCAAGAGGCACACTTTTACTACGTACTCTTGCGATGCCATCTGACACGAATGCGAATGGCGATATTTTTGGTGGCTGGATTATGTCACAAATGGATATGGGGGGAGCCATTTTAGCAAAAGAAATCGCACATGGTCGTGTTGTTACCATCGCTGTCGATAGTATGACATTTATCCGTCCAATTGCGGTAGGAGATGTGGTGTGCTGCTATGGTAAATGCCTCAGTGTTGGACGTTCATCAATTAAAATTAAAATGGAAGTTTGGGTAAAAAAAGTCGCTAGCGAACCAATTGGTGAGCGTTATTGTGTAACAGAAGCCGTCTTTACTTTTGTTGCAGTTGATCAAGAAGGACGCCCGCGTTCCGTACCAAGAGAAAATAACCCAGAATTAGAATACGCCTTATCTCAAGTTAACCAATAA
- a CDS encoding Fdx protein (COG0633 Ferredoxin), producing the protein MPKVVFLPHDDLCPEGLALDVAEGENLLDVALDAGIEIEHACDKSCACTTCHVIIREGFDSLNESTEDEDDMLDKAWGLEVDSRLSCQCLVGKEDLVVEIPKYTINHAREE; encoded by the coding sequence ATGCCAAAAGTTGTTTTTTTACCCCATGATGATTTGTGCCCTGAAGGGTTAGCGTTAGATGTGGCAGAAGGGGAAAACTTATTAGATGTTGCATTGGATGCAGGGATTGAAATTGAACATGCTTGCGATAAATCTTGTGCGTGTACAACCTGCCATGTCATTATTCGTGAAGGCTTTGATAGCTTAAATGAAAGTACTGAAGATGAAGATGATATGTTAGATAAAGCATGGGGATTAGAAGTCGACAGCCGTTTAAGTTGTCAATGTTTGGTTGGAAAAGAAGATTTAGTTGTGGAAATTCCGAAGTACACGATTAATCATGCTCGTGAAGAATAA
- the hscA gene encoding chaperone protein HscA (COG0443 Molecular chaperone), protein MALLQIAEPGQSAAPHQHKLAVGIDLGTTNSLIATVRSGKVDILLDEQARPLLPSIVHFQSDNVLVGYEAGEIASQDPKNTVVSVKRLIGRSLQDVQQRYPNLPYQFEASENGLPLLNTAKGLLSPVEISAEILKKLAALAEQRLAGQLAGAVITVPAYFDDAQRQSTKDAAKLAGIHVLRLLNEPTAAAIAYGLDSGQEGVIAVYDLGGGTFDISILRLSKGVFEVLATGGDTALGGDDFDHQLMDWIVSQSGIAPQNAQQQRQLTELATQIKIALTNNTETEICYQGWTGKISREEFNQLIQGLVKRSLLACRRALKDANVSVDEVCEVVMVGGSTRVPFVREQVAEFFKKEPLTSIDPDKVVALGAGIQADILVGNKPDSEMLLLDVIPLSLGIETMGGLVEKIIPRNTTIPVARAQEFTTFKDGQTAMSVHIVQGEREMVGDCRSLARFTLRGIPPMAAGAAHIRVTYQVDADGLLSVTAMEKSTGVQSSIQVKPSYGLTDDEIAAMLKASMLNAKEDIQARLLAEQRVEAERVLESVRAALSYDQELLNDEELSAVKNAIISLARLQKEGDTQEIKQGIKQLDLATQEFAARRMDKSIRAALAGKAVDEVISQK, encoded by the coding sequence ATGGCATTACTTCAAATTGCAGAACCCGGTCAAAGCGCCGCGCCTCATCAGCATAAATTAGCAGTAGGAATTGATTTAGGGACAACAAATTCATTAATTGCGACAGTACGTAGTGGGAAAGTTGATATTTTATTAGATGAGCAAGCACGTCCATTGCTCCCGTCAATTGTACATTTTCAATCAGATAACGTATTAGTGGGCTATGAGGCGGGAGAGATTGCGAGTCAAGATCCTAAGAATACAGTTGTGTCGGTCAAGCGTTTGATCGGACGGAGCTTACAGGATGTGCAACAACGTTATCCTAATTTGCCTTATCAATTTGAAGCAAGTGAAAATGGTTTACCCTTGTTGAACACAGCAAAAGGGTTATTGAGTCCAGTTGAAATCTCTGCTGAAATTTTAAAAAAATTAGCCGCACTTGCAGAACAGCGCTTGGCTGGGCAACTTGCTGGGGCTGTGATTACGGTTCCTGCGTATTTTGATGATGCACAACGCCAAAGCACAAAAGATGCCGCCAAATTAGCGGGTATTCACGTATTACGTTTATTAAATGAGCCAACTGCCGCCGCCATTGCTTACGGGCTTGATAGTGGGCAAGAAGGCGTCATTGCGGTTTATGATTTAGGTGGTGGGACATTTGATATTTCTATTTTACGTTTATCAAAAGGTGTCTTTGAAGTTTTAGCTACTGGCGGTGATACCGCACTTGGTGGTGATGATTTTGACCATCAATTAATGGATTGGATTGTGAGCCAATCAGGTATTGCACCACAAAACGCCCAGCAACAACGTCAATTAACAGAATTAGCAACACAAATTAAAATCGCATTGACAAATAACACAGAAACTGAAATTTGTTATCAAGGTTGGACTGGCAAAATTAGTCGTGAAGAATTTAATCAATTAATTCAAGGCTTAGTAAAACGTTCATTATTGGCTTGTCGTCGTGCGTTAAAAGATGCGAATGTGAGCGTAGATGAAGTTTGCGAAGTCGTAATGGTCGGTGGTTCGACTCGCGTGCCATTTGTGCGTGAGCAAGTGGCTGAGTTCTTTAAAAAAGAACCATTAACCTCTATCGATCCAGATAAAGTTGTCGCGCTAGGCGCAGGGATTCAAGCAGATATTTTAGTGGGTAACAAACCAGATTCTGAAATGTTATTGCTTGATGTAATTCCACTTTCATTAGGGATCGAAACTATGGGTGGTTTAGTGGAAAAAATTATTCCACGTAATACGACGATTCCAGTGGCGCGAGCGCAAGAGTTTACTACGTTTAAAGATGGGCAAACCGCGATGTCAGTACACATCGTACAAGGTGAACGTGAAATGGTTGGAGATTGCCGATCACTTGCACGTTTTACATTACGTGGCATTCCGCCAATGGCAGCAGGGGCAGCCCATATCCGTGTTACTTATCAGGTTGATGCTGATGGGTTGCTCAGTGTCACGGCCATGGAAAAATCTACAGGGGTTCAATCCTCTATTCAAGTGAAGCCATCTTATGGATTAACAGATGACGAGATTGCTGCGATGCTCAAGGCATCGATGCTCAATGCGAAAGAAGATATTCAAGCACGTTTATTAGCTGAACAACGTGTGGAAGCTGAGCGAGTGCTTGAAAGTGTGCGTGCGGCGTTGAGCTATGATCAAGAGTTATTAAATGATGAAGAATTAAGTGCGGTTAAAAATGCAATTATTTCTTTAGCACGTTTGCAAAAAGAAGGGGATACACAAGAAATTAAGCAAGGCATCAAACAGCTTGATTTAGCCACCCAAGAGTTTGCAGCGCGTAGAATGGACAAATCAATTCGTGCCGCATTAGCTGGAAAAGCAGTTGATGAGGTCATTAGTCAGAAATAA
- a CDS encoding hypothetical protein (COG2350 Uncharacterized protein conserved in bacteria), whose protein sequence is MYYVIFAQDKPNTLTQRLAVREKHLARLTQLQAEERLLVAGPNPAIDDENPGEAGFTGSTVIAQFASLEEAKRWADEDPYVEAGVYGEVIVKPFKRVF, encoded by the coding sequence ATGTACTATGTTATTTTTGCTCAAGATAAACCCAATACTCTCACGCAACGTTTAGCCGTGAGAGAAAAACACTTAGCCCGTTTAACTCAGCTACAAGCAGAGGAACGTTTACTTGTCGCAGGACCTAATCCTGCAATAGATGATGAAAATCCAGGGGAAGCCGGTTTCACAGGCTCAACTGTCATTGCTCAATTTGCTAGTTTAGAGGAAGCAAAACGATGGGCAGACGAAGATCCTTATGTTGAAGCAGGTGTTTATGGTGAAGTCATCGTCAAACCCTTTAAGCGAGTCTTCTAA
- a CDS encoding intracellular septation protein A (COG2917 Intracellular septation protein A) — MKQLLEFIPLILFFAVYKLVGIREAALTLMVATVIQLIILKLKYGKVEKQQIIMGIAVVFFGALTAYFNQLEYLKWKVTIVYAIFALVLLVSQYVFKKNLIKLMLSKDQNVVLPENAWNTLNLGWVCFFLLCMLINTYISHYLSDDAWVDFKTFGILGMTLVATVLTGVYIYRYLPKNNMNNKE; from the coding sequence ATGAAACAACTCCTCGAATTTATTCCACTGATCTTATTTTTTGCTGTCTATAAATTAGTTGGCATTCGCGAAGCCGCATTAACGTTAATGGTCGCCACAGTGATTCAATTGATTATTCTCAAACTAAAATACGGTAAAGTCGAAAAACAACAGATTATCATGGGGATCGCCGTAGTATTCTTTGGTGCCTTAACCGCTTATTTTAATCAGCTTGAATACTTAAAATGGAAAGTCACAATTGTATATGCCATCTTCGCATTAGTGTTACTGGTTAGCCAATATGTGTTTAAAAAGAACTTAATTAAACTCATGCTGAGTAAAGATCAAAATGTAGTCTTACCTGAAAACGCATGGAATACATTGAATCTTGGCTGGGTATGTTTCTTTCTTTTATGTATGTTAATCAACACCTATATTAGCCACTATTTATCCGATGATGCGTGGGTAGATTTTAAAACATTCGGTATTCTTGGTATGACTCTCGTTGCAACGGTACTTACGGGCGTATACATTTATCGTTATCTTCCAAAAAACAATATGAATAACAAGGAATAA
- a CDS encoding monofunctional biosynthetic peptidoglycan transglycosylase (COG0744 Membrane carboxypeptidase (penicillin-binding protein)), whose amino-acid sequence MAQKKIGYLLQGDLHYETHYQWTNIEEIAWSMQLAVLASEDQRFPDHFGFDWHAIKSALQHNKSAKTIRGGSTISQQTAKNVYLWHGQSWLRKGIEVPITLLLETLWSKKRILEVYLNIAEFGPGIFGVEAASQHYFKKSAKQLTQSESALLAAVLPNPIVFKTNKPSPYVLRRQQRIMWQMRLLGKGYLSQLNNPKRYNTQ is encoded by the coding sequence ATGGCGCAAAAGAAAATTGGCTATTTGCTGCAAGGCGACCTTCACTACGAAACACACTACCAATGGACAAATATTGAAGAGATTGCCTGGTCTATGCAGCTCGCCGTTTTAGCAAGCGAAGACCAGCGTTTCCCTGATCACTTTGGTTTTGATTGGCACGCAATCAAAAGTGCATTACAGCACAACAAATCTGCCAAAACCATACGCGGCGGCTCCACGATTAGCCAACAAACAGCCAAAAATGTTTATTTATGGCATGGACAAAGCTGGTTACGCAAAGGGATTGAAGTGCCTATCACGCTATTATTAGAAACTCTGTGGTCTAAAAAACGTATTCTGGAAGTCTATCTTAATATTGCCGAATTTGGACCAGGTATTTTTGGTGTAGAAGCGGCAAGCCAACATTACTTTAAAAAATCCGCGAAACAGTTGACCCAATCTGAATCTGCGCTCTTAGCTGCTGTACTGCCCAATCCTATTGTATTCAAAACCAATAAACCTAGCCCTTATGTATTACGTCGACAACAACGTATTATGTGGCAAATGCGTTTATTAGGAAAAGGTTATTTAAGTCAATTAAATAACCCTAAAAGGTATAATACGCAATAA